TCAATGTGCAGTTTTATGGTATTATTATCAAAATTGAAAACTATGTAACTATGCCTGTTGAGTGTCATGGGACGAAACTCTCTCTCGTCTCGTGAAACTTCCTTAAGAACTGCTAATTTACGGGCGAGCGCTCATACGGTTTTCAGCGAGCAATTCCCAACATTACTGTATCCTCCCGAACCTAAAGCTTTAATTCCCGCAACTTTCTGCTTTTAGAACATCATAATTTATATACATAATTTATACACATAATTTCTTGTTGATAACTTCTTACGGAATAATTTTGTAGCATAACTTTTTACGACATACACACCATATACCTATAACTTCTAGGAACAAATTTCAAATGATAACTTAGCAGAAAGTTATAATATATAGTTATACGTATAATTTTTTCACAACATGTTCTCACTTGATAATTTTGTATCATAACTTTCATGTCATATGTAACTTATAAATGTAGCTTTTGTCACAACTTCCATAAGAAATGTTGTTAGCTAACTCATACACGTAAGCAATAACAGTATAAAAAAATAATtgaataaataaaaaaaatggaAAAGAAAAATAGATCCCACGGTCCAACGTCTTGGACGCGAGCGCATATGCGTGCGCAGTCCGCCGGTGCGTGTCTGCATTGCTTGCTAAGAGCGATCCTAGCAAGTGAAGGATGAACCAGCTTcacgcttcctctcctctcttctttgCCATGTCAGCAAAGTTGATGATATGGTATAAAATTTAATACCATAAAACTTCCATTAAAATTGGCTTTATTAGTCTCTATTTGCAAACAAATGTTATAGTTAAATTTGAGAAACTTCGAGTATTTATGTACAACAAAGTATAAAGAGCTGTCACACAAAAACACTTGTAGCTGGGTTCATGGGAATGAAATTTCTTTTTGATCCCACAAAATTCTCCCTCATCTCCCTCATAATGACACTATCAAATTAGCAAAATTGCTAATGTGATATGTTATTTAATGCTCATGAAACTTCTATTAGAACTGCTCTTTACATATCTGAACACTAGATACTTAAGAGCGGAGGAAGTAGCACTTTTTAATTTTTAATTAAGTCAGATCCGTTCACACCACACCATTTCCATGTGGCATGGCAAAAGTTGTCCAGGAAATGTTACTATCCAAACTTCAAAAAGCAAAAGTTCCTTGCACATGCCTTCTACCGCAATTTTTCATTTTATTTACCCAAGGCATTTAGCGAGCGCTACCTTTGGTAGACCATGCCGACGTGCACGAAGCACTCCACCGATCCCGCTTGGTCCCTGCAATGGATTTACCGAAAGCTCAGTGGCATCGACTCCCATAATTCTGTCCCCGACATGCGcgcccacctcctcctctctctcgctCGACGGGCTCGTCGCAGCTGCCCCGTGCGTCGTCGCCTTTGGGCCAAGCCAACCAAGGCTCCCTTTCCCGAGCTGGGCCTCCCCTCTGCTGCTGGTGTCGTTGCGCTTCGGGAACGCAAGGGTGCATGTGGGCCTCGCGCTTTCTTTTTTCTATTTTCTCGCTAGAAAAAACGAAACCCGTCGCGAACCTCTAGGCAGTACGTGTCGAGTATGTGCGCGTGAACAATCGGGTCGCGCGGATCAAGAGAGATCCTGCCAGCGGGTGCGTGCAGGGGAATGTGCAGCCGCGACAAGTGGCGGAGTAGCAAAATCATTTTTCCAAGTGTTGGGAggcaaaagaaaaagaaaaaggatccTTGTAGCAATATCAGTATACGATTACTTGATTAGTGTGCGTGATCTCGGAGAGGTGCCAAGTTAAAGACGTGCAACACGTAGGTACTCGGACGTTTGCAGTACTCCCCTCAGGGCCAGTGTGATGCGAGTGGCCACAATGATGCTGCCAGTGGCCGCCACACCAGACCGATCAGCTTCGTCCCCGGATTCTGTAGCTCTTTGGTTTCTCAAGCAAGCTCTTCTCCGATCCAGCAGCCAAGTGTACTACTAGCCTCTGAATCCCCAATGGACCCAGGAGTGGATATCGACGCAGACTGCACACTCAATGCGTAGCGATGAGCTCGCCAGCGATGCAGAATCAGGCGAGGCAAAGCATGGAGTCCCCGGCACCGAAAGCCCATGCCGGGGATCTCCCTCCCCGGCCGGCGTTGGCACCGGGACGGAGCCGAGCGGCTGGATCCGGCACGGGCTCGTGCCCTTGCTCGCCCCAACTTGTGGGGGCGTTGTGCCCCATGGGCCACGGCACCCGCACCACAAACACTCGCTTCGCTTCACTTGCTCTGGACTCCAGGCGCAGTCATGACCACGTCACGCGCTCGCGGAACACGCCATCATGTGGGCCGCTATGTCTACGCATACGAGGGGAAGACCCCATCCCCCTACACAAACTAGCTGATAGCCCCACCACTGAATTCTGCTTCCGCGGAGCTGCAAGCCTGAAACAGCTCAGTTCCGGGAAACAGGCTTGGATGGGGTGCTCATCTCATCTCGGGACAGACGTGCAATTCGTGACGCACGCCCCAACACCAGAACGTGCCATCAGGCCATCGCTTTGCGCAAAGGGGTTCTACTTAAGGCAAGAACATGGCCTAATGATCTCCGTGTTGCCCTCCTCCTGCAGCAGGGGGAGGAGAGCATTTGGAATCTTGGCAAATACTACTGGTTTTCTGGTCACCCGGCGGCCCCTAAAAAGGCTTAGCTAGCTAGCAAGGCAGCGGAGCGAGCCTTTCTTCTCCCATCATCGTTGCTCCTCCTTTTCTGCGTTCCCTGCTCTAATGATTTCGCTGGAGGGCCGTCGAACAGGAACAGGGGCACCTTTGCGAGTGCTAGATGCACATACAGGCATACACTAGGAAGTACTAATAGTAACGGATAAGCCGATGCCGATCTCAAATAAAGAGAGAATTTTTTCTCTCTAGTATATTAcgaagggcctgtttggatccaagtgcaaatggcaaaaggacaaatggtaaaatttttgctcctgtcacatcagatgtttggacgctaattagaagtattaaatatagtttaattaaaaaactaattaccaTAGATGAgtactaaatgacgagacgaatctattaaacctaattaatccataattagcaaaattacggtagcatttgcccttttgcattttggggtgtttggatccaaaagtgcaaaaaaaagtgcaaaagagcaaaagttttgcactttctctttctctttccattggatccaaacaggcccgaAGTTATTAGAGAACCGCAAAAGCATCTCGCCGCCAAGGGCACACAAGCCTCACTCGAATATCGTCCGAGCTCAATAGGACGATGAATGGACGGTAGACCTGAACCAGCGACACGCAGGCATACCAGAATGTTAGGTCCAGCGTGATTGGATCGCGCGGCATCACATCTGccccagccccacccactaCTTAGCTAACGGCACTGTCGCATCTCGTATGCCCTGTTGCCCTCTCCAgagtagtttttttttttttgctgctAGACAACCAAAAATTCCAAATGGGCAGGGCCAGTGAAGCTACCGTGACGATAGCTTTATCCAGCAGCCCTCACGTACGAAGAAACCTTACAAAAACCATCCAAGACCAGGTTTACGGGGACAGCACACGCACGAAAGCCTGCCACACAAGCCTCACTTTTGGGGCGGGTATATTCGAGGGCCTCTATGATCTTTTCGTCCATCTGTGCTAGTGCTACAAGAGCAGTGGCAGCATGAACCGCAGAGACTGAGAGACAGAGCAATTGAGCAAGAGAAAAAAAGCGCAGCTGGAACGAAGCTCTAGCCCACGATAAACAACTGCGGCACAGTACGCGCTCAACTGGACCACCGGCATAGAAAAACCTCCGAGCCCATCTGCCCGCCCGGCcgtgtgcgtgcgtgcgtgccgACGACGGCCGGGGACTGGAGGAGCGGCCGGCGGGCCAGCTTTTTGAGGCGCATGGCGGCCATGGCGCCAAAAGAGTTTTTCTAACGGTGCGCCACCACCACGCCGGACCCACCGGGTAGTCCGGCCCTTCCCCCCGTACTTCCCGTGCGTcgcgcggcagccggcaggCGATGATGGCCGGAGGCGCGCACGCGGGGACGTGGGGGAGCACCGGAGCACGGAGCCACCGCGCGacgggccgcgccgcgccgcgccgcgccgccgccggcgcccgagCGCGAGCTTTTACCACTGTTCCCTCCCTGGTCACGACGCCGCTGCGAGTGTCCCTGCGGCTCACCGGCGCTCCTTTCCGTTCGGTCCGCGCGCCGCGACGCGACGGGCAGCTGCGCGGAGGGCGCAAGGGCGCGGCGCCCGACGCGCGGGGCGCAGGGCGGCCTGGCGGGGGCTGCAGCGGCGCAGCGCAGCGCAGCTGGGTGGGCGGTTTGATTATTCGGGGGCGTCCTTGGAGTCGCGTCGCAGCTTTTTGGTTGCCCTGTCGGCGTTccggcgtggcgcggcgtgcGGGAGTTTTGCTCGCTCCTCGACCTGAGAATTTCTTTTCGTTTCTGGCTGGAGCTTTGGTTCACCGTATGGTGTGGCGCTAGAGCGGATCAACTAGGGCAGGGGCGTTGCAGTAGTAAACAGTCTACGTGCACCGTTAATGCGGCTGCTTCTCACGTAAAAAAATGAGGCTGCTTCTCCAACGGTAGGTGGACGTGTCAGTCGGAAATGACACGTCTCAGTAACTCCGTCCATATGAAGATACCATGCCAGTCAGTTATGGATGCCATGCAGCAGCAGTGGGCTGGTAGCTACGGTGCATTCCTGTCAAGCCTTTGACATCCAAAGTCTATTTTTTTAATGAAAATTGCCCACTACTGTTAATGTTTTATTTTCGTCCTGAATATCACATTGTGCTGGATAGCCAATGTTTACCCAATGAAATGAAGTTCTTAGTCCAAATTTCCGTATGGGGTAATTTTCGGTCAGACTACCCAAAAAAAATGTCATTTCAATTTCTTTGTATATGATGAGGAGGTATTTTTTTCTGAAAAAAATAATCTGCGAGGACATATGGACCCAATTTACATTCCTTAAACCCACGGCCCATCTTCATGTCGGGGGTTGTGCAGTGCCCATCTGATGTGTATAAATAATCACACCGCGCGCCTATGCCCAcacccccctccctccctccctccctccctcatTGGCTCCCCCGCCTGCCTCCGCTCCACGGCGGCTCCAGCCTCCACCCACTCACCGCAGCCGCACTCTCCCTCCCGCCGCGCCGCAccacgccgccggcgccacCAAGAGCGTTCCCCGGCGGCCGCGCACACGCCGAGGAGCAAGCGGCTCGCTGGTAGCGTGTCTCTCTGACGATCTAggcgcagcggcggcgagcgcgccgGCAAGATGATCACGGGCACGGACTTCTACCACGTCATGACGGCCATGGTGCCGCTCTACGTCGCCATGATCCTGGCGTACGGCTCCGTCCGGTGGTGGCGCATCTTCACCCCGGACCAGTGCTCCGGGATCAACCGCTTCGTGGCGCTCTTCGCCGTGCCGCTGCTCTCCTTCCACTTCATCTCCACCAACAACCCCTACACCATGAACCTCCGCTTCATCGCCGCCGACACGCTCCAGAAGCTCATCGTCCTCGCGCTCCTCACCGCCTGGAGCTACCTCTCCCGCCGGGGCTGCCTCGAGTGGACCATCACGCTCTTCTCCCTCTCCACGCTGCCCAACACGCTCGTCATGGGCATCCCGCTGCTCAAGGGCATGTACGGCGACTTCTCCGGCAGCCTCATGGTGCAGATCGTCGTGCTCCAGTGCATCATCTGGTACACGCTCATGCTCTTCATGTTCGAGTACCGCGGCGCCAGGATCCTCATCACCGAGCAGTTCCCGGACACCGCGGGAGCCATCGCATCCATCGTCGTCGACCCCGACGTCGTATCGCTCGACGGCAGGAACGACGCCATCGAGACGGAGGCCGAGGTCAAGGAGGACGGCAAGATACACGTCACCGTGCGCCGATCCAACGCCTCGCGCTCCGACATCTACTCGCGCCGCTCCATGGGCTTCTCCAGCACCACGCCGCGCCCCAGCAACCTGACCAACGCCGAGATCTACTCGCTGCAGTCGTCGCGGAACCCCACGCCGCGGGGCTCCAGCTTCAACCACACCGACTTCTACTCCATGGTCGGCCGCAGCTCCAACTTCGCCGCCGGGGACGCCTTCGGCGTGCGCACCGGCGCCACGCCCAGGCCGTCCAACTACGAGGAGGACGCGCCGGGGAAGGCCAACAAGTACGGCCAGTACCCGGCGCCCAACCCGGCCATGGCGGCGCCTGCCAAGGGGCCCAAGAAGGCGGCCAACGGGCAGGCCAAGGGCGAGGACGGCAAGGACCTGCACATGTTCGTCTGGAGCTCCAGCGCGTCGCCCGTGTCCGACGTGTTCGGCAACGGCAACGCCGAGTACaacgacgccgccgccgtcaaggAGGTCCGCATGGCCGTTGCCTCCCCGCGCAAAGGTAGCGTCGTTTATTTTTTTTCCCCCACTCGCCGCCTTGTTCCGCTCTGCGCGGCGCCGCATGCTCAAACTTCCCTTCTGTGCTTGGACGACCAGTTGCGGCGGACGGGAGGAAGGAGAGGGGCGAGGACTTCGCGGAGCGCGACGACTTCAGCTTCGGGAACCGGGGCGGCGCCGAGAGGGACGCTgaggccggcgacgagaaggcGGCGGTGGTCGGGCAGGGGAATGCCGGCGCGGGGGCGCCCGCGGCGATGCCGCCGACGAGCGTGATGACGCGGCTCATCCTCATCATGGTGTGGCGCAAGCTGATCCGCAACCCCAACACCTACTCCAGCCTCATCGGCCTCATCTGGTCGCTCGTCTGCTTCCGGTAACTACTGATCACTCCGCCGGCGACGCCCCGTTAATCAATCGTTCACTAATCTGCTCGCCTGGCATGCAGATGGAACTTCGAGATGCCGGCGATCATCCTCAAGTCCATCTCGATACTCTCCGACGCCGGCCTCGGCATGGCCATGTTCAGCCTCGGTCCGTGCATCCATCCGCTCTATCCTCTCCGGACGGACGCCAGTCCACCTATGGAACAGTAGGTGGATCTTGCGCTCCCGAGTCACTGACTGACAACACCGCGACGTCGCTTTCCCCGTGCAGGGCTGTTCATGGCGCTGCAGCCGCGGATCATCGCGTGCGGGAACAAGGTGGCGACGTTCGCCATGGCCGTGCGGTTCCTGACCGGCCCGGCCGTcatggccgccgcctccttcgcCGTCGGCCTCCGCGGCacgctcctccacgtcgccaTCGTCCAGGTAAAAAACCAAACCCGAACCACACCAAAAAACCTCACGACCAACCGACCAACCGCACAAACGAACCACAGGCATGCCACTGACAAGAACCGCCTTTTGATTCAAAAAAAAATCCGAAAGAAAGAAGCAAACAGCCTTCAAGTGGCCGGCCGGGCATGCCGGATCGATATGCCCCCTGTGCCGGTAAAGCCCGGCACAGCTCGCTTTCCCTTTAGACTTTTGCACGCCCAACCAGCACCGAGGCGCCTGAAACGCCTCGCCCTTCcccccctcctcgccgcctctctttctctctctctgactGACGCTCGTTTTGTTCTACTCCGACGACGCGCAGGCCGCGCTGCCGCAGGGCATTGTCCCCTTCGTCTTCGCCAAGGAGTACGGCGTGCACCCTGACATCCTCAGCACGGCGTAAGCGCTCGACCTTGTGCTCCGTCCATCTCGCAGCAGGGAGGACGCCGGGATTCTCGGCCTCCGCTGCTCGCTTTGCCTCTGGGGTTTTTGTCTCACCTGCTGTTTGTGGTTTGCAGAGTCATCTTCGGCATGCTCATCGCGCTGCCCATCACGCTCGTGTACTACATCCTGCTGGGGCTGTGAGAGAAAAGGCGCGACAAGGTTGCAGGCCGGTCACAGCTCAGCGATgccgggtggatggagtaggagACAGGGGAGGAGACAAAGGGTGCTGCAGCGGCTGCGCGTGCGTGCAGCGCAGGTTGGCATGCATGGAGGAGATTAATCTGTAGGAGTACTATTCTTAGCTGTAGAGATTTAGAGGCCACAAAGAAATGTTTGGGACAAGAGCTGGGCTGGAGGAGGGCGGCAAGGGCATGTGCAAAAGCTTTGGGATGGCACGGTTTGCAAAGCATCCGGATGCTCAGGTTATGGGTTTGTGATGGGAGGGTTTTCCATGGATGGTTGGGCTGGCCTTGCCTTGTAAAATGGATGCATGTCACTTtgatggaatgctagagctctCTTGCTCATCTTAGCCTATACTACTTCGGAATGGCAGCATGCATGTTTTTGTTAATCCCATGCTTCAGTAACAGTGTTTGACATGAAAATGGAGTGGTGGTAACTCCAGTAACCATTTTCACAGCATTCGACATGAGCCAATTTTGTCTCTAATCCTTCCTGAATAAACTCTTCTTGTGCAATTGGGTTAGGATATGCTCAGGGCTTCAGAACAAAATCCATTGGGTGGGGAGAAAAATACAAATCCTATACTCAGGTCTAATGATTAAAAGTGTAAAAGTTCTCTGGGAAGTAGATGTCattaatttttcaaaagtaattcaaaaTGTATTATATTTGTAGTGCTGTCTTACCTCAACTGAGTCTTGTTACCCTCTGTCCGGGCTTGGCTAGCTCTTCCAAATCCTAATTTAATTTTCCCTTGTAACTTTGAAAGAAAGTACACAGACCACATTACGCCAAGTTTCATGTGTATTGTTGGAGTGCTATTGA
The genomic region above belongs to Panicum hallii strain FIL2 chromosome 4, PHallii_v3.1, whole genome shotgun sequence and contains:
- the LOC112891046 gene encoding probable auxin efflux carrier component 1c → MITGTDFYHVMTAMVPLYVAMILAYGSVRWWRIFTPDQCSGINRFVALFAVPLLSFHFISTNNPYTMNLRFIAADTLQKLIVLALLTAWSYLSRRGCLEWTITLFSLSTLPNTLVMGIPLLKGMYGDFSGSLMVQIVVLQCIIWYTLMLFMFEYRGARILITEQFPDTAGAIASIVVDPDVVSLDGRNDAIETEAEVKEDGKIHVTVRRSNASRSDIYSRRSMGFSSTTPRPSNLTNAEIYSLQSSRNPTPRGSSFNHTDFYSMVGRSSNFAAGDAFGVRTGATPRPSNYEEDAPGKANKYGQYPAPNPAMAAPAKGPKKAANGQAKGEDGKDLHMFVWSSSASPVSDVFGNGNAEYNDAAAVKEVRMAVASPRKVAADGRKERGEDFAERDDFSFGNRGGAERDAEAGDEKAAVVGQGNAGAGAPAAMPPTSVMTRLILIMVWRKLIRNPNTYSSLIGLIWSLVCFRWNFEMPAIILKSISILSDAGLGMAMFSLGLFMALQPRIIACGNKVATFAMAVRFLTGPAVMAAASFAVGLRGTLLHVAIVQAALPQGIVPFVFAKEYGVHPDILSTAVIFGMLIALPITLVYYILLGL